A window from Neoarius graeffei isolate fNeoGra1 chromosome 14, fNeoGra1.pri, whole genome shotgun sequence encodes these proteins:
- the LOC132898015 gene encoding transforming growth factor beta-1-induced transcript 1 protein-like isoform X3, giving the protein MDDLDALLADLESSASPLARCPVLLTSDPPVTSDPSPTCNQDSAQNRPPPPAYTPQQTVSAAMKSNSSQNPDKLYSTVCKPRSPRSPDPPPAFSSSSVLGGGLSELDHLLQELNATQFNITDEILAQFPTTKKEDKEKSGKSAPSSGSVKPSATSATLELDKLMASLSDFRVQSVPAAQANPAPLQQLVSPPPPPSSGSLDSMLGLLQSDLSRQGVSTSSKGNCSACQKPIVGQVVTALGRVWHPEHFVCSECECELGNRNFFEKDGRPYCEPDYFSLYSPHCAHCNKPILNKMVTALDKNWHPECFCCVKCSRTFGDEGFHDREGQQYCQQCFLALFASRCEGCSQPIVENYISALNALWHPQCFVCRECFSPFVNGSFFEHEGQPLCEAHYHQSRGSVCQACQQPIVGRCVTAMGAKFHPQHLVCQFCLKPLSKGCFKEQDNKPYCHPCFLKLFG; this is encoded by the exons ATGCCCTCCTGGCTGATCTGGAAAGCTCGGCTTCTCCTCTCGCTCGGTGCCCTGTCCTGTTGACCTCTGACCCTCCAGTGACCTCTGACCCTTCACCCACGTGCAACCAAGACTCGGCTCAGAACCGGCCTCCTCCGCCTGCATACACACCTCAGCAG ACAGTTTCAGCTGCCATGAAGTCCAATAGCTCTCAGAACCCAGACAAGCTTTACAG CACGGTGTGTAAGCCTCGTTCTCCCCGTTCTCCCGACCCTCCTCCTGCCTTCTCATCCTCATCGGTGTTGGGGGGAGGCCTGAGTGAACTCGATCATCTGCTGCAGGAGCTCAATGCCACCCAGTTCAACATCaccg ATGAGATTCTGGCTCAGTTCCCTACGACTAAGAAGGAGGACAAGGAGAAATCAGGAAAGtcagctccctccagtgg atcaGTGAAACCCTCCGCCACATCAGCCACTCTGGAACTGGACAAACTGATGGCGTCTCTGTCAGATTTCCGTGTGCAGAGTGTG CCGGCAGCTCAGGCCAATCCAGCGCCTTTGCAGCAACTGGTGTCCCCACCCCCGCCGCCCTCCAGCGGCTCACTGGACAGCATGCTGGGCCTTCTCCAATCAGATCTGAGCAGGCAGGGAGTGTCTACTTCCTCCAAGGGAAACTGCTCTGCCTGCCAGAAACCAATTGTGGGACAG gtGGTGACAGCGCTGGGGAGGGTGTGGCACCCTGAACACTTTGTTTGCTCcgagtgtgaatgtgaattggGGAACCGTAACTTCTTTGAGAAGGACGGGCGTCCGTACTGCGAGCCAGATTACTTTAGCCTGTACTCGCCTCACTGCGCACACTGCAATAAACCCATTCTCAAT AAAATGGTCACTGCGCTCGATAAGAACTGGCATCCAGAGTGCTTCTGCTGTGTGAAGTGCAGCCGGACGTTCGGAGATGAAG GGTTTCATGACCGTGAGGGACAGCAGTACTGTCAGCAGTGTTTCCTGGCGCTGTTTGCATCACGTTGTGaaggctgctctcagcccattgtGGAGAATTACATCTCTGCCCTCAATGCCCTTTGGCACCCACAGTGTTTTGTCTGCAGG GAGTGTTTCAGCCCTTTTGTGAACGGAAGCTTCTTCGAGCATGAGGGCCAGCCGCTGTGTGAGGCACACTATCACCAGTCTCGTGgcagtgtgtgtcaggcctgtcaGCAGCCCATCGTGGGACGCTGCGTCACTGCCATGGGCGCCAAGTTCCACCCGCAGCACCTGGTGTGTCAGTTCTGCCTTAAACCTCTGAGCAAAGGCTGCTTCAAGGAGCAGGACAACAAGCCCTACTGCCACCCGTGTTTCCTCAAGCTCTTTGGCTGA
- the LOC132898015 gene encoding transforming growth factor beta-1-induced transcript 1 protein-like isoform X1, which yields MLTKHGETDSSNYPLSPRIVMFDALLADLESSASPLARCPVLLTSDPPVTSDPSPTCNQDSAQNRPPPPAYTPQQTVSAAMKSNSSQNPDKLYSTVCKPRSPRSPDPPPAFSSSSVLGGGLSELDHLLQELNATQFNITDEILAQFPTTKKEDKEKSGKSAPSSGSVKPSATSATLELDKLMASLSDFRVQSVPAAQANPAPLQQLVSPPPPPSSGSLDSMLGLLQSDLSRQGVSTSSKGNCSACQKPIVGQVVTALGRVWHPEHFVCSECECELGNRNFFEKDGRPYCEPDYFSLYSPHCAHCNKPILNKMVTALDKNWHPECFCCVKCSRTFGDEGFHDREGQQYCQQCFLALFASRCEGCSQPIVENYISALNALWHPQCFVCRECFSPFVNGSFFEHEGQPLCEAHYHQSRGSVCQACQQPIVGRCVTAMGAKFHPQHLVCQFCLKPLSKGCFKEQDNKPYCHPCFLKLFG from the exons ATGCCCTCCTGGCTGATCTGGAAAGCTCGGCTTCTCCTCTCGCTCGGTGCCCTGTCCTGTTGACCTCTGACCCTCCAGTGACCTCTGACCCTTCACCCACGTGCAACCAAGACTCGGCTCAGAACCGGCCTCCTCCGCCTGCATACACACCTCAGCAG ACAGTTTCAGCTGCCATGAAGTCCAATAGCTCTCAGAACCCAGACAAGCTTTACAG CACGGTGTGTAAGCCTCGTTCTCCCCGTTCTCCCGACCCTCCTCCTGCCTTCTCATCCTCATCGGTGTTGGGGGGAGGCCTGAGTGAACTCGATCATCTGCTGCAGGAGCTCAATGCCACCCAGTTCAACATCaccg ATGAGATTCTGGCTCAGTTCCCTACGACTAAGAAGGAGGACAAGGAGAAATCAGGAAAGtcagctccctccagtgg atcaGTGAAACCCTCCGCCACATCAGCCACTCTGGAACTGGACAAACTGATGGCGTCTCTGTCAGATTTCCGTGTGCAGAGTGTG CCGGCAGCTCAGGCCAATCCAGCGCCTTTGCAGCAACTGGTGTCCCCACCCCCGCCGCCCTCCAGCGGCTCACTGGACAGCATGCTGGGCCTTCTCCAATCAGATCTGAGCAGGCAGGGAGTGTCTACTTCCTCCAAGGGAAACTGCTCTGCCTGCCAGAAACCAATTGTGGGACAG gtGGTGACAGCGCTGGGGAGGGTGTGGCACCCTGAACACTTTGTTTGCTCcgagtgtgaatgtgaattggGGAACCGTAACTTCTTTGAGAAGGACGGGCGTCCGTACTGCGAGCCAGATTACTTTAGCCTGTACTCGCCTCACTGCGCACACTGCAATAAACCCATTCTCAAT AAAATGGTCACTGCGCTCGATAAGAACTGGCATCCAGAGTGCTTCTGCTGTGTGAAGTGCAGCCGGACGTTCGGAGATGAAG GGTTTCATGACCGTGAGGGACAGCAGTACTGTCAGCAGTGTTTCCTGGCGCTGTTTGCATCACGTTGTGaaggctgctctcagcccattgtGGAGAATTACATCTCTGCCCTCAATGCCCTTTGGCACCCACAGTGTTTTGTCTGCAGG GAGTGTTTCAGCCCTTTTGTGAACGGAAGCTTCTTCGAGCATGAGGGCCAGCCGCTGTGTGAGGCACACTATCACCAGTCTCGTGgcagtgtgtgtcaggcctgtcaGCAGCCCATCGTGGGACGCTGCGTCACTGCCATGGGCGCCAAGTTCCACCCGCAGCACCTGGTGTGTCAGTTCTGCCTTAAACCTCTGAGCAAAGGCTGCTTCAAGGAGCAGGACAACAAGCCCTACTGCCACCCGTGTTTCCTCAAGCTCTTTGGCTGA
- the LOC132898015 gene encoding transforming growth factor beta-1-induced transcript 1 protein-like isoform X2 — protein MDDLGETDSSNYPLSPRIVMFDALLADLESSASPLARCPVLLTSDPPVTSDPSPTCNQDSAQNRPPPPAYTPQQTVSAAMKSNSSQNPDKLYSTVCKPRSPRSPDPPPAFSSSSVLGGGLSELDHLLQELNATQFNITDEILAQFPTTKKEDKEKSGKSAPSSGSVKPSATSATLELDKLMASLSDFRVQSVPAAQANPAPLQQLVSPPPPPSSGSLDSMLGLLQSDLSRQGVSTSSKGNCSACQKPIVGQVVTALGRVWHPEHFVCSECECELGNRNFFEKDGRPYCEPDYFSLYSPHCAHCNKPILNKMVTALDKNWHPECFCCVKCSRTFGDEGFHDREGQQYCQQCFLALFASRCEGCSQPIVENYISALNALWHPQCFVCRECFSPFVNGSFFEHEGQPLCEAHYHQSRGSVCQACQQPIVGRCVTAMGAKFHPQHLVCQFCLKPLSKGCFKEQDNKPYCHPCFLKLFG, from the exons ATGCCCTCCTGGCTGATCTGGAAAGCTCGGCTTCTCCTCTCGCTCGGTGCCCTGTCCTGTTGACCTCTGACCCTCCAGTGACCTCTGACCCTTCACCCACGTGCAACCAAGACTCGGCTCAGAACCGGCCTCCTCCGCCTGCATACACACCTCAGCAG ACAGTTTCAGCTGCCATGAAGTCCAATAGCTCTCAGAACCCAGACAAGCTTTACAG CACGGTGTGTAAGCCTCGTTCTCCCCGTTCTCCCGACCCTCCTCCTGCCTTCTCATCCTCATCGGTGTTGGGGGGAGGCCTGAGTGAACTCGATCATCTGCTGCAGGAGCTCAATGCCACCCAGTTCAACATCaccg ATGAGATTCTGGCTCAGTTCCCTACGACTAAGAAGGAGGACAAGGAGAAATCAGGAAAGtcagctccctccagtgg atcaGTGAAACCCTCCGCCACATCAGCCACTCTGGAACTGGACAAACTGATGGCGTCTCTGTCAGATTTCCGTGTGCAGAGTGTG CCGGCAGCTCAGGCCAATCCAGCGCCTTTGCAGCAACTGGTGTCCCCACCCCCGCCGCCCTCCAGCGGCTCACTGGACAGCATGCTGGGCCTTCTCCAATCAGATCTGAGCAGGCAGGGAGTGTCTACTTCCTCCAAGGGAAACTGCTCTGCCTGCCAGAAACCAATTGTGGGACAG gtGGTGACAGCGCTGGGGAGGGTGTGGCACCCTGAACACTTTGTTTGCTCcgagtgtgaatgtgaattggGGAACCGTAACTTCTTTGAGAAGGACGGGCGTCCGTACTGCGAGCCAGATTACTTTAGCCTGTACTCGCCTCACTGCGCACACTGCAATAAACCCATTCTCAAT AAAATGGTCACTGCGCTCGATAAGAACTGGCATCCAGAGTGCTTCTGCTGTGTGAAGTGCAGCCGGACGTTCGGAGATGAAG GGTTTCATGACCGTGAGGGACAGCAGTACTGTCAGCAGTGTTTCCTGGCGCTGTTTGCATCACGTTGTGaaggctgctctcagcccattgtGGAGAATTACATCTCTGCCCTCAATGCCCTTTGGCACCCACAGTGTTTTGTCTGCAGG GAGTGTTTCAGCCCTTTTGTGAACGGAAGCTTCTTCGAGCATGAGGGCCAGCCGCTGTGTGAGGCACACTATCACCAGTCTCGTGgcagtgtgtgtcaggcctgtcaGCAGCCCATCGTGGGACGCTGCGTCACTGCCATGGGCGCCAAGTTCCACCCGCAGCACCTGGTGTGTCAGTTCTGCCTTAAACCTCTGAGCAAAGGCTGCTTCAAGGAGCAGGACAACAAGCCCTACTGCCACCCGTGTTTCCTCAAGCTCTTTGGCTGA